A single Maniola hyperantus chromosome 11, iAphHyp1.2, whole genome shotgun sequence DNA region contains:
- the LOC117986650 gene encoding cAMP and cAMP-inhibited cGMP 3',5'-cyclic phosphodiesterase 10A-like isoform X3, with translation MSDPMPRSAKSIKSRLDTINQGSDDRKPSSVPKSQSHFLVASNKLDKVTRRVIAPYAQIERKGLKEEEGKEGTYLDINRFNVFLEDTVDLDALLYETANVLKTVTNSSGVFVYIVNKLRNEIVLMTQNTLNPERHELNIPIEEGKIAAAHVAATKEYLLIEDVQRDRRFAEGLCWLDAQVALCMPVVKPDGDCYAVLELYRTHSEPYDHNTLYTVVSVACWAGAAVHQAQARVTLQRTAHLNRELRALLQNYFCDLASIDTMLTDMLAVVKSFIGVMRSSFYILDKEQTDEHVLADMWEDGWANEKSTMPKKKIRVNLSQEPTPAELVAKTGETLNVRDAYKDPRFSKEIDPTTGTVVRSCLAAPIMDKSGVIGIVQLTNKTNAQPFNSEDETIFQVFISYCSLIVHFYNMQQNKIFHGNLNKVYNDLMVLHLTPCRHDMDEIMETNSLFLPPNNFKSFDYHISEGSKEDMPGLLCYMFVETFADRNFERHNLAEFTLTILQCYRNNPYHNAEHAFCFTHTMYLILVNNCGYFDFVEDKHLLSKLSIVDRDRILQELKYNILCTDLAVYFQIRAQLTPVLTERAFDWTDSSHRRLLKGILMTTSDLSGCCKPFGVSKAIALDIYEEFYNQGDKERAMGYTPLSMMDRRRNVNQPAEQIQFLSVVVLPCLLLLQNIFPNTSPLIDNCRKTQEAWHEEIEMRGQKLWRQDDSIQSTGRHRIVIKLDSDS, from the exons ATGAGCGACCCAATGCCTCGTAGTGCCAAGTCAATCAAGAGCAGATTGGACACTATAAACCAGGGTAGTGATGACAGGAAACCTAGCAGTGTTCCCAAATCCCAATCCCATTTCTTGGTAGCGTCGAACAAACTAGACAAAGTCACTCGTCGTGTGATCGCGCCGTACGCGCAGATTGAGAGGAAAGGGCTAAAAGAGGAGGAGGGTAAAGAGGGGACCTATCTGGATATCAATAGGTTCAATGTTTTCTTGGAGGACACTGTAGACCTCGATGCGTTGCTGTATGAAACTGCTAATGTTTTGAAAACGGTTACTAACAGTTCTG GAGTTTTCGTTTATATAGTGAACAAGTTGAGAAATGAAATCGTCTTGATGACTCAAAATACCTTGAATCCTGAACGACACGAACTCAACATACCTATTG AGGAAGGTAAAATCGCTGCAGCGCACGTAGCAGCGACTAAAGAGTACTTGCTGATAGAAGATGTGCAGCGCGACAGACGCTTCGCCGAGGGTCTGTGCTGGCTGGACGCGCAGGTGGCGCTGTGCATGCCCGTGGTAAAGCCGGACGGGGACTGCTATGCTGTGCTGGAATTGTACAGGACTCACTCGGAGCCATATGACCAT AACACACTGTACACAGTTGTGAGCGTGGCGTGCTGGGCGGGAGCGGCCGTGCACCAGGCGCAAGCGCGCGTCACTCTGCAGCGCACCGCCCACCTCAACCGAGAGCTGCGCGCGCTGCTGCAGAACTACTTCTGCGACCTAGCCTCCATCGACACCATGCTCACCGACATGCTG GCAGTAGTAAAGTCCTTCATTGGTGTGATGCGAAGCAGCTTCTACATCCTGGACAAGGAACAAACGGACGAGCACGTGCTGGCCGACATGTGGGAAGACGGCTGGGCCAACGAGAAGTCCACCATGCCTAAGAAGAAGATCAGGGTAAA CCTAAGCCAAGAGCCGACGCCAGCAGAACTGGTAGCCAAGACAGGAGAAACATTAAATGTCCGCGACGCTTACAAAGACCCGCGATTTTCCAAAGAGATAGACCCCACCACAGGGACTGTAGTCAGATCCTGCCTGGCCGCGCCGATTATGGACAAGTCTGGTGTAATCG GTATCGTCCAACTAACCAATAAAACAAACGCACAGCCGTTCAACTCTGAAGATGAGACCATATTCCAAGTGTTTATCAGCTACTGCTcgctgattgtgcacttttacAATATGCAGCAGAATAAAATATTCCAt GGAAACCTAAATAAAGTTTACAACGATCTAATGGTGTTGCACTTAACCCCATGTCGCCACGATATGGATGAGATTATGGAAACAAATTCATTGTTTCTACcgccaaataattttaaaag CTTTGATTACCACATAAGCGAAGGCAGCAAAGAAGACATGCCAGGTCTTCTTTGCTATATGTTCGTGGAAACTTTCGCAGACAGAAATTTCGAGAGGCACAATTTGGCGGAATTCACACTAACTATCCTGCAGTGTTACAGAAATAACCCGTATCATAATGCGGAACACGCATTCTGCTTTACGCACACGATGTATTTGATATTGGTCAACAATTGTGGATATTTTGATTTCGTTGAG GACAAACATTTGCTAAGCAAACTTTCCATTGTTGATCGCGACCGCATTTTGCAGGAATTAAAATACAACATACTTTGCACAGACCTGGCAGTATACTTCCAG ATAAGAGCCCAACTCACACCAGTTTTAACTGAACGTGCTTTTGACTGGACTGACAGTTCACATCGCAGGTTATTAAAA GGTATTTTGATGACCACCAGCGATTTATCTGGATGTTGTAAACCGTTCGGCGTATCCAAGGCTATAGCCCTGGATATTTATGAAGAGTTCTATAATCAG GGTGACAAGGAGCGTGCGATGGGCTACACACCACTCAGCATGATGGACCGGCGCCGCAACGTGAACCAGCCGGCCGAACAGATCCAGTTTTTGTCAGTGGTAGTTCTGCCGTGCCTGCTGCTGTTACAGAACATATTCCCCAACACTAGCCCGCTCATCGACAACTGCAG AAAAACGCAAGAAGCTTGGCACGAAGAGATAGAAATGCGCGGACAAAAATTGTGGAGACAAGATGATTCCATCCAGAGCACAGGGCGACATCGCATTGTAATTAAACTTGATAGCGACTCATAA
- the LOC117986650 gene encoding cAMP and cAMP-inhibited cGMP 3',5'-cyclic phosphodiesterase 10A-like isoform X5: MSDPMPRSAKSIKSRLDTINQGSDDRKPSSVPKSQSHFLVASNKLDKVTRRVIAPYAQIERKGLKEEEGKEGTYLDINRFNVFLEDTVDLDALLYETANVLKTVTNSSGVFVYIVNKLRNEIVLMTQNTLNPERHELNIPIEEGKIAAAHVAATKEYLLIEDVQRDRRFAEGLCWLDAQVALCMPVVKPDGDCYAVLELYRTHSEPYDHNTLYTVVSVACWAGAAVHQAQARVTLQRTAHLNRELRALLQNYFCDLASIDTMLTDMLAVVKSFIGVMRSSFYILDKEQTDEHVLADMWEDGWANEKSTMPKKKIRVNLSQEPTPAELVAKTGETLNVRDAYKDPRFSKEIDPTTGTVVRSCLAAPIMDKSGVIGIVQLTNKTNAQPFNSEDETIFQVFISYCSLIVHFYNMQQNKIFHGNLNKVYNDLMVLHLTPCRHDMDEIMETNSLFLPPNNFKSFDYHISEGSKEDMPGLLCYMFVETFADRNFERHNLAEFTLTILQCYRNNPYHNAEHAFCFTHTMYLILVNNCGYFDFVEIRAQLTPVLTERAFDWTDSSHRRLLKGILMTTSDLSGCCKPFGVSKAIALDIYEEFYNQGDKERAMGYTPLSMMDRRRNVNQPAEQIQFLSVVVLPCLLLLQNIFPNTSPLIDNCRKTQEAWHEEIEMRGQKLWRQDDSIQSTGRHRIVIKLDSDS, encoded by the exons ATGAGCGACCCAATGCCTCGTAGTGCCAAGTCAATCAAGAGCAGATTGGACACTATAAACCAGGGTAGTGATGACAGGAAACCTAGCAGTGTTCCCAAATCCCAATCCCATTTCTTGGTAGCGTCGAACAAACTAGACAAAGTCACTCGTCGTGTGATCGCGCCGTACGCGCAGATTGAGAGGAAAGGGCTAAAAGAGGAGGAGGGTAAAGAGGGGACCTATCTGGATATCAATAGGTTCAATGTTTTCTTGGAGGACACTGTAGACCTCGATGCGTTGCTGTATGAAACTGCTAATGTTTTGAAAACGGTTACTAACAGTTCTG GAGTTTTCGTTTATATAGTGAACAAGTTGAGAAATGAAATCGTCTTGATGACTCAAAATACCTTGAATCCTGAACGACACGAACTCAACATACCTATTG AGGAAGGTAAAATCGCTGCAGCGCACGTAGCAGCGACTAAAGAGTACTTGCTGATAGAAGATGTGCAGCGCGACAGACGCTTCGCCGAGGGTCTGTGCTGGCTGGACGCGCAGGTGGCGCTGTGCATGCCCGTGGTAAAGCCGGACGGGGACTGCTATGCTGTGCTGGAATTGTACAGGACTCACTCGGAGCCATATGACCAT AACACACTGTACACAGTTGTGAGCGTGGCGTGCTGGGCGGGAGCGGCCGTGCACCAGGCGCAAGCGCGCGTCACTCTGCAGCGCACCGCCCACCTCAACCGAGAGCTGCGCGCGCTGCTGCAGAACTACTTCTGCGACCTAGCCTCCATCGACACCATGCTCACCGACATGCTG GCAGTAGTAAAGTCCTTCATTGGTGTGATGCGAAGCAGCTTCTACATCCTGGACAAGGAACAAACGGACGAGCACGTGCTGGCCGACATGTGGGAAGACGGCTGGGCCAACGAGAAGTCCACCATGCCTAAGAAGAAGATCAGGGTAAA CCTAAGCCAAGAGCCGACGCCAGCAGAACTGGTAGCCAAGACAGGAGAAACATTAAATGTCCGCGACGCTTACAAAGACCCGCGATTTTCCAAAGAGATAGACCCCACCACAGGGACTGTAGTCAGATCCTGCCTGGCCGCGCCGATTATGGACAAGTCTGGTGTAATCG GTATCGTCCAACTAACCAATAAAACAAACGCACAGCCGTTCAACTCTGAAGATGAGACCATATTCCAAGTGTTTATCAGCTACTGCTcgctgattgtgcacttttacAATATGCAGCAGAATAAAATATTCCAt GGAAACCTAAATAAAGTTTACAACGATCTAATGGTGTTGCACTTAACCCCATGTCGCCACGATATGGATGAGATTATGGAAACAAATTCATTGTTTCTACcgccaaataattttaaaag CTTTGATTACCACATAAGCGAAGGCAGCAAAGAAGACATGCCAGGTCTTCTTTGCTATATGTTCGTGGAAACTTTCGCAGACAGAAATTTCGAGAGGCACAATTTGGCGGAATTCACACTAACTATCCTGCAGTGTTACAGAAATAACCCGTATCATAATGCGGAACACGCATTCTGCTTTACGCACACGATGTATTTGATATTGGTCAACAATTGTGGATATTTTGATTTCGTTGAG ATAAGAGCCCAACTCACACCAGTTTTAACTGAACGTGCTTTTGACTGGACTGACAGTTCACATCGCAGGTTATTAAAA GGTATTTTGATGACCACCAGCGATTTATCTGGATGTTGTAAACCGTTCGGCGTATCCAAGGCTATAGCCCTGGATATTTATGAAGAGTTCTATAATCAG GGTGACAAGGAGCGTGCGATGGGCTACACACCACTCAGCATGATGGACCGGCGCCGCAACGTGAACCAGCCGGCCGAACAGATCCAGTTTTTGTCAGTGGTAGTTCTGCCGTGCCTGCTGCTGTTACAGAACATATTCCCCAACACTAGCCCGCTCATCGACAACTGCAG AAAAACGCAAGAAGCTTGGCACGAAGAGATAGAAATGCGCGGACAAAAATTGTGGAGACAAGATGATTCCATCCAGAGCACAGGGCGACATCGCATTGTAATTAAACTTGATAGCGACTCATAA
- the LOC117986650 gene encoding cAMP and cAMP-inhibited cGMP 3',5'-cyclic phosphodiesterase 10A-like isoform X6 — protein sequence MSDPMPRSAKSIKSRLDTINQGSDDRKPSSVPKSQSHFLVASNKLDKVTRRVIAPYAQIERKGLKEEEGKEGTYLDINRFNVFLEDTVDLDALLYETANVLKTVTNSSGVFVYIVNKLRNEIVLMTQNTLNPERHELNIPIEEGKIAAAHVAATKEYLLIEDVQRDRRFAEGLCWLDAQVALCMPVVKPDGDCYAVLELYRTHSEPYDHNTLYTVVSVACWAGAAVHQAQARVTLQRTAHLNRELRALLQNYFCDLASIDTMLTDMLAVVKSFIGVMRSSFYILDKEQTDEHVLADMWEDGWANEKSTMPKKKIRVNLSQEPTPAELVAKTGETLNVRDAYKDPRFSKEIDPTTGTVVRSCLAAPIMDKSGVIGIVQLTNKTNAQPFNSEDETIFQVFISYCSLIVHFYNMQQNKIFHGNLNKVYNDLMVLHLTPCRHDMDEIMETNSLFLPPNNFKSFDYHISEGSKEDMPGLLCYMFVETFADRNFERHNLAEFTLTILQCYRNNPYHNAEHAFCFTHTMYLILVNNCGYFDFVEGILMTTSDLSGCCKPFGVSKAIALDIYEEFYNQGDKERAMGYTPLSMMDRRRNVNQPAEQIQFLSVVVLPCLLLLQNIFPNTSPLIDNCRKTQEAWHEEIEMRGQKLWRQDDSIQSTGRHRIVIKLDSDS from the exons ATGAGCGACCCAATGCCTCGTAGTGCCAAGTCAATCAAGAGCAGATTGGACACTATAAACCAGGGTAGTGATGACAGGAAACCTAGCAGTGTTCCCAAATCCCAATCCCATTTCTTGGTAGCGTCGAACAAACTAGACAAAGTCACTCGTCGTGTGATCGCGCCGTACGCGCAGATTGAGAGGAAAGGGCTAAAAGAGGAGGAGGGTAAAGAGGGGACCTATCTGGATATCAATAGGTTCAATGTTTTCTTGGAGGACACTGTAGACCTCGATGCGTTGCTGTATGAAACTGCTAATGTTTTGAAAACGGTTACTAACAGTTCTG GAGTTTTCGTTTATATAGTGAACAAGTTGAGAAATGAAATCGTCTTGATGACTCAAAATACCTTGAATCCTGAACGACACGAACTCAACATACCTATTG AGGAAGGTAAAATCGCTGCAGCGCACGTAGCAGCGACTAAAGAGTACTTGCTGATAGAAGATGTGCAGCGCGACAGACGCTTCGCCGAGGGTCTGTGCTGGCTGGACGCGCAGGTGGCGCTGTGCATGCCCGTGGTAAAGCCGGACGGGGACTGCTATGCTGTGCTGGAATTGTACAGGACTCACTCGGAGCCATATGACCAT AACACACTGTACACAGTTGTGAGCGTGGCGTGCTGGGCGGGAGCGGCCGTGCACCAGGCGCAAGCGCGCGTCACTCTGCAGCGCACCGCCCACCTCAACCGAGAGCTGCGCGCGCTGCTGCAGAACTACTTCTGCGACCTAGCCTCCATCGACACCATGCTCACCGACATGCTG GCAGTAGTAAAGTCCTTCATTGGTGTGATGCGAAGCAGCTTCTACATCCTGGACAAGGAACAAACGGACGAGCACGTGCTGGCCGACATGTGGGAAGACGGCTGGGCCAACGAGAAGTCCACCATGCCTAAGAAGAAGATCAGGGTAAA CCTAAGCCAAGAGCCGACGCCAGCAGAACTGGTAGCCAAGACAGGAGAAACATTAAATGTCCGCGACGCTTACAAAGACCCGCGATTTTCCAAAGAGATAGACCCCACCACAGGGACTGTAGTCAGATCCTGCCTGGCCGCGCCGATTATGGACAAGTCTGGTGTAATCG GTATCGTCCAACTAACCAATAAAACAAACGCACAGCCGTTCAACTCTGAAGATGAGACCATATTCCAAGTGTTTATCAGCTACTGCTcgctgattgtgcacttttacAATATGCAGCAGAATAAAATATTCCAt GGAAACCTAAATAAAGTTTACAACGATCTAATGGTGTTGCACTTAACCCCATGTCGCCACGATATGGATGAGATTATGGAAACAAATTCATTGTTTCTACcgccaaataattttaaaag CTTTGATTACCACATAAGCGAAGGCAGCAAAGAAGACATGCCAGGTCTTCTTTGCTATATGTTCGTGGAAACTTTCGCAGACAGAAATTTCGAGAGGCACAATTTGGCGGAATTCACACTAACTATCCTGCAGTGTTACAGAAATAACCCGTATCATAATGCGGAACACGCATTCTGCTTTACGCACACGATGTATTTGATATTGGTCAACAATTGTGGATATTTTGATTTCGTTGAG GGTATTTTGATGACCACCAGCGATTTATCTGGATGTTGTAAACCGTTCGGCGTATCCAAGGCTATAGCCCTGGATATTTATGAAGAGTTCTATAATCAG GGTGACAAGGAGCGTGCGATGGGCTACACACCACTCAGCATGATGGACCGGCGCCGCAACGTGAACCAGCCGGCCGAACAGATCCAGTTTTTGTCAGTGGTAGTTCTGCCGTGCCTGCTGCTGTTACAGAACATATTCCCCAACACTAGCCCGCTCATCGACAACTGCAG AAAAACGCAAGAAGCTTGGCACGAAGAGATAGAAATGCGCGGACAAAAATTGTGGAGACAAGATGATTCCATCCAGAGCACAGGGCGACATCGCATTGTAATTAAACTTGATAGCGACTCATAA
- the LOC117986650 gene encoding cAMP and cAMP-inhibited cGMP 3',5'-cyclic phosphodiesterase 10A-like isoform X4, with the protein MSDPMPRSAKSIKSRLDTINQGSDDRKPSSVPKSQSHFLVASNKLDKVTRRVIAPYAQIERKGLKEEEGKEGTYLDINRFNVFLEDTVDLDALLYETANVLKTVTNSSGVFVYIVNKLRNEIVLMTQNTLNPERHELNIPIEEGKIAAAHVAATKEYLLIEDVQRDRRFAEGLCWLDAQVALCMPVVKPDGDCYAVLELYRTHSEPYDHNTLYTVVSVACWAGAAVHQAQARVTLQRTAHLNRELRALLQNYFCDLASIDTMLTDMLAVVKSFIGVMRSSFYILDKEQTDEHVLADMWEDGWANEKSTMPKKKIRVNLSQEPTPAELVAKTGETLNVRDAYKDPRFSKEIDPTTGTVVRSCLAAPIMDKSGVIGIVQLTNKTNAQPFNSEDETIFQVFISYCSLIVHFYNMQQNKIFHGNLNKVYNDLMVLHLTPCRHDMDEIMETNSLFLPPNNFKSFDYHISEGSKEDMPGLLCYMFVETFADRNFERHNLAEFTLTILQCYRNNPYHNAEHAFCFTHTMYLILVNNCGYFDFVEDKHLLSKLSIVDRDRILQELKYNILCTDLAVYFQGILMTTSDLSGCCKPFGVSKAIALDIYEEFYNQGDKERAMGYTPLSMMDRRRNVNQPAEQIQFLSVVVLPCLLLLQNIFPNTSPLIDNCRKTQEAWHEEIEMRGQKLWRQDDSIQSTGRHRIVIKLDSDS; encoded by the exons ATGAGCGACCCAATGCCTCGTAGTGCCAAGTCAATCAAGAGCAGATTGGACACTATAAACCAGGGTAGTGATGACAGGAAACCTAGCAGTGTTCCCAAATCCCAATCCCATTTCTTGGTAGCGTCGAACAAACTAGACAAAGTCACTCGTCGTGTGATCGCGCCGTACGCGCAGATTGAGAGGAAAGGGCTAAAAGAGGAGGAGGGTAAAGAGGGGACCTATCTGGATATCAATAGGTTCAATGTTTTCTTGGAGGACACTGTAGACCTCGATGCGTTGCTGTATGAAACTGCTAATGTTTTGAAAACGGTTACTAACAGTTCTG GAGTTTTCGTTTATATAGTGAACAAGTTGAGAAATGAAATCGTCTTGATGACTCAAAATACCTTGAATCCTGAACGACACGAACTCAACATACCTATTG AGGAAGGTAAAATCGCTGCAGCGCACGTAGCAGCGACTAAAGAGTACTTGCTGATAGAAGATGTGCAGCGCGACAGACGCTTCGCCGAGGGTCTGTGCTGGCTGGACGCGCAGGTGGCGCTGTGCATGCCCGTGGTAAAGCCGGACGGGGACTGCTATGCTGTGCTGGAATTGTACAGGACTCACTCGGAGCCATATGACCAT AACACACTGTACACAGTTGTGAGCGTGGCGTGCTGGGCGGGAGCGGCCGTGCACCAGGCGCAAGCGCGCGTCACTCTGCAGCGCACCGCCCACCTCAACCGAGAGCTGCGCGCGCTGCTGCAGAACTACTTCTGCGACCTAGCCTCCATCGACACCATGCTCACCGACATGCTG GCAGTAGTAAAGTCCTTCATTGGTGTGATGCGAAGCAGCTTCTACATCCTGGACAAGGAACAAACGGACGAGCACGTGCTGGCCGACATGTGGGAAGACGGCTGGGCCAACGAGAAGTCCACCATGCCTAAGAAGAAGATCAGGGTAAA CCTAAGCCAAGAGCCGACGCCAGCAGAACTGGTAGCCAAGACAGGAGAAACATTAAATGTCCGCGACGCTTACAAAGACCCGCGATTTTCCAAAGAGATAGACCCCACCACAGGGACTGTAGTCAGATCCTGCCTGGCCGCGCCGATTATGGACAAGTCTGGTGTAATCG GTATCGTCCAACTAACCAATAAAACAAACGCACAGCCGTTCAACTCTGAAGATGAGACCATATTCCAAGTGTTTATCAGCTACTGCTcgctgattgtgcacttttacAATATGCAGCAGAATAAAATATTCCAt GGAAACCTAAATAAAGTTTACAACGATCTAATGGTGTTGCACTTAACCCCATGTCGCCACGATATGGATGAGATTATGGAAACAAATTCATTGTTTCTACcgccaaataattttaaaag CTTTGATTACCACATAAGCGAAGGCAGCAAAGAAGACATGCCAGGTCTTCTTTGCTATATGTTCGTGGAAACTTTCGCAGACAGAAATTTCGAGAGGCACAATTTGGCGGAATTCACACTAACTATCCTGCAGTGTTACAGAAATAACCCGTATCATAATGCGGAACACGCATTCTGCTTTACGCACACGATGTATTTGATATTGGTCAACAATTGTGGATATTTTGATTTCGTTGAG GACAAACATTTGCTAAGCAAACTTTCCATTGTTGATCGCGACCGCATTTTGCAGGAATTAAAATACAACATACTTTGCACAGACCTGGCAGTATACTTCCAG GGTATTTTGATGACCACCAGCGATTTATCTGGATGTTGTAAACCGTTCGGCGTATCCAAGGCTATAGCCCTGGATATTTATGAAGAGTTCTATAATCAG GGTGACAAGGAGCGTGCGATGGGCTACACACCACTCAGCATGATGGACCGGCGCCGCAACGTGAACCAGCCGGCCGAACAGATCCAGTTTTTGTCAGTGGTAGTTCTGCCGTGCCTGCTGCTGTTACAGAACATATTCCCCAACACTAGCCCGCTCATCGACAACTGCAG AAAAACGCAAGAAGCTTGGCACGAAGAGATAGAAATGCGCGGACAAAAATTGTGGAGACAAGATGATTCCATCCAGAGCACAGGGCGACATCGCATTGTAATTAAACTTGATAGCGACTCATAA
- the LOC117986650 gene encoding cAMP and cAMP-inhibited cGMP 3',5'-cyclic phosphodiesterase 10A-like isoform X1: MSDPMPRSAKSIKSRLDTINQGSDDRKPSSVPKSQSHFLVASNKLDKVTRRVIAPYAQIERKGLKEEEGKEGTYLDINRFNVFLEDTVDLDALLYETANVLKTVTNSSGVFVYIVNKLRNEIVLMTQNTLNPERHELNIPIEEGKIAAAHVAATKEYLLIEDVQRDRRFAEGLCWLDAQVALCMPVVKPDGDCYAVLELYRTHSEPYDHNTLYTVVSVACWAGAAVHQAQARVTLQRTAHLNRELRALLQNYFCDLASIDTMLTDMLAVVKSFIGVMRSSFYILDKEQTDEHVLADMWEDGWANEKSTMPKKKIRVNLSQEPTPAELVAKTGETLNVRDAYKDPRFSKEIDPTTGTVVRSCLAAPIMDKSGVIGIVQLTNKTNAQPFNSEDETIFQVFISYCSLIVHFYNMQQNKIFHGNLNKVYNDLMVLHLTPCRHDMDEIMETNSLFLPPNNFKSFDYHISEGSKEDMPGLLCYMFVETFADRNFERHNLAEFTLTILQCYRNNPYHNAEHAFCFTHTMYLILVNNCGYFDFVETAALMIAGLCHDIDHPGFNNNFLSLSKHPLAQMYKSSTLEYHHYFLAKKIIEDKHLLSKLSIVDRDRILQELKYNILCTDLAVYFQIRAQLTPVLTERAFDWTDSSHRRLLKGILMTTSDLSGCCKPFGVSKAIALDIYEEFYNQGDKERAMGYTPLSMMDRRRNVNQPAEQIQFLSVVVLPCLLLLQNIFPNTSPLIDNCRKTQEAWHEEIEMRGQKLWRQDDSIQSTGRHRIVIKLDSDS, translated from the exons ATGAGCGACCCAATGCCTCGTAGTGCCAAGTCAATCAAGAGCAGATTGGACACTATAAACCAGGGTAGTGATGACAGGAAACCTAGCAGTGTTCCCAAATCCCAATCCCATTTCTTGGTAGCGTCGAACAAACTAGACAAAGTCACTCGTCGTGTGATCGCGCCGTACGCGCAGATTGAGAGGAAAGGGCTAAAAGAGGAGGAGGGTAAAGAGGGGACCTATCTGGATATCAATAGGTTCAATGTTTTCTTGGAGGACACTGTAGACCTCGATGCGTTGCTGTATGAAACTGCTAATGTTTTGAAAACGGTTACTAACAGTTCTG GAGTTTTCGTTTATATAGTGAACAAGTTGAGAAATGAAATCGTCTTGATGACTCAAAATACCTTGAATCCTGAACGACACGAACTCAACATACCTATTG AGGAAGGTAAAATCGCTGCAGCGCACGTAGCAGCGACTAAAGAGTACTTGCTGATAGAAGATGTGCAGCGCGACAGACGCTTCGCCGAGGGTCTGTGCTGGCTGGACGCGCAGGTGGCGCTGTGCATGCCCGTGGTAAAGCCGGACGGGGACTGCTATGCTGTGCTGGAATTGTACAGGACTCACTCGGAGCCATATGACCAT AACACACTGTACACAGTTGTGAGCGTGGCGTGCTGGGCGGGAGCGGCCGTGCACCAGGCGCAAGCGCGCGTCACTCTGCAGCGCACCGCCCACCTCAACCGAGAGCTGCGCGCGCTGCTGCAGAACTACTTCTGCGACCTAGCCTCCATCGACACCATGCTCACCGACATGCTG GCAGTAGTAAAGTCCTTCATTGGTGTGATGCGAAGCAGCTTCTACATCCTGGACAAGGAACAAACGGACGAGCACGTGCTGGCCGACATGTGGGAAGACGGCTGGGCCAACGAGAAGTCCACCATGCCTAAGAAGAAGATCAGGGTAAA CCTAAGCCAAGAGCCGACGCCAGCAGAACTGGTAGCCAAGACAGGAGAAACATTAAATGTCCGCGACGCTTACAAAGACCCGCGATTTTCCAAAGAGATAGACCCCACCACAGGGACTGTAGTCAGATCCTGCCTGGCCGCGCCGATTATGGACAAGTCTGGTGTAATCG GTATCGTCCAACTAACCAATAAAACAAACGCACAGCCGTTCAACTCTGAAGATGAGACCATATTCCAAGTGTTTATCAGCTACTGCTcgctgattgtgcacttttacAATATGCAGCAGAATAAAATATTCCAt GGAAACCTAAATAAAGTTTACAACGATCTAATGGTGTTGCACTTAACCCCATGTCGCCACGATATGGATGAGATTATGGAAACAAATTCATTGTTTCTACcgccaaataattttaaaag CTTTGATTACCACATAAGCGAAGGCAGCAAAGAAGACATGCCAGGTCTTCTTTGCTATATGTTCGTGGAAACTTTCGCAGACAGAAATTTCGAGAGGCACAATTTGGCGGAATTCACACTAACTATCCTGCAGTGTTACAGAAATAACCCGTATCATAATGCGGAACACGCATTCTGCTTTACGCACACGATGTATTTGATATTGGTCAACAATTGTGGATATTTTGATTTCGTTGAG ACAGCAGCGTTGATGATAGCAGGACTATGCCATGATATAGACCACCCTGGATTTAACAACAACTTCCTATCTTTAAGTAAGCATCCTCTGGCACAGATGTACAAATCATCGACGCTTGAGTATCATCATTACTTCTTGGCAAAAAAAATCATTGAG GACAAACATTTGCTAAGCAAACTTTCCATTGTTGATCGCGACCGCATTTTGCAGGAATTAAAATACAACATACTTTGCACAGACCTGGCAGTATACTTCCAG ATAAGAGCCCAACTCACACCAGTTTTAACTGAACGTGCTTTTGACTGGACTGACAGTTCACATCGCAGGTTATTAAAA GGTATTTTGATGACCACCAGCGATTTATCTGGATGTTGTAAACCGTTCGGCGTATCCAAGGCTATAGCCCTGGATATTTATGAAGAGTTCTATAATCAG GGTGACAAGGAGCGTGCGATGGGCTACACACCACTCAGCATGATGGACCGGCGCCGCAACGTGAACCAGCCGGCCGAACAGATCCAGTTTTTGTCAGTGGTAGTTCTGCCGTGCCTGCTGCTGTTACAGAACATATTCCCCAACACTAGCCCGCTCATCGACAACTGCAG AAAAACGCAAGAAGCTTGGCACGAAGAGATAGAAATGCGCGGACAAAAATTGTGGAGACAAGATGATTCCATCCAGAGCACAGGGCGACATCGCATTGTAATTAAACTTGATAGCGACTCATAA